The Polyangium mundeleinium genome contains the following window.
CGATCCACGTCTTCCACGCGGACAAGCTCGCGCTCCCCGACGCCATCAACCAGATGCCCACGCTGAGCGATCTGCGCATGGGCGAGCTGCCGTTCACCTCGATGGCGCTCGGCTTCCGGCTCTTCGGGCTCGCGGACTGGACGGGACGCCTGCCGCTCGCGATCTGGGCGTTCGTCGGGGTCGTCGCGCTGCACGAGATCCTCGCGCGCCTCTCGGGAAAACGAGCCGCGCTTTACGGCGCCGTCGCGCTCGCCACGACGCCGCTCTACTTCATGCAGGCGCGGACGATGCTCGGTGACATCGTCACGATGTCCTCGCTCTCGCTCGCGTTCGCGGGCCTCGTGGGCGCGCTTTTCGATCGCGCGCGCGGCACGAAGGAGGGCGCCGAGGTCGAGGTCCCGGGCGCGCGCACGTGGCTCGTGAAGGGCGTCTGGCTCGTCGTCGGGGCCCTCGGCCTCGTGGCCGGATACATGTCGCGCGGGCTCCTGATCGGCGTCGCAGTGCCGGCGCTCGCCGCGGGGCTCGCCTGGCTCGTCCTCGAGCTCGGAGGGTTTTCCGCGGGGCGATCCCTCGCCGAGCACGCGATCGGCGCGCTCTCGCTCCTCTTCGGGCTCGTGGCCTTGGGCGTCGGGATCTCGCTCCTGCTCCGCACCTCGCCCGACACAGCGCTGCCGCGCGCGCTCGGTGTCGCGCTCACCAAGAAGGCGAGCGTGGATGCGACGTTCGATCGGACGATCCGGCACCTCGGCCACGCTCTCTTCCCGTGGAGCGCGTTCCTGCCGTTCGCGATCGGAAGGTTGTTCCGCGCGCCCGTGGAGCTCGACGTGCCTGCCCGCAGGCGCGAGGTGGGCCTGCGTGTCGCGCTGCTCGTCGGCGCGGCCGTCGCGTACGCCGTGTACGCCGCGCTCACGCCGCACGTCACGTTTCTCCCGTGGAGCGGCGTCGCGCTGCTCGCGGGTGTCGCGGGGCTCGCGGTCGCCGACTTCGATCGCGGCGCGCCTCCGTCGCGGGCCCTCGCGCTCGGCGTCGCGCTGCTCGCGTTCGTGCTCTACCGCGACATGGTGCTCGAGCCGGGGCGCATGTTCAGCGTGTTCGAGGTGGACAAACCCTCGTTCCCGAAGAGCTTCGAGCAGGACGCGGCGACGCTGATGCGCCTCTCCGCCGCGGCGTTCGCGGCGCTCGTGGCGATCGCGTGGTTCGAGGGGCGCGCGGACAAACCCGGCTCGATCTCCACGTGGGCCGACGGCCTCGTCGAGGACTACCGCAACGTGGGCCGCGAGCTCGCCACGGTCTGGAACGGCAACCTCTTCTTCGCTGCGGTCGTCGTCGAGGCCGCGCTCGTCGGCCTCGGCGCGATGCTCTTCCTCGGCACGCGGCTCGGCTGGGCGTCCGTGCTGAGGCTGCCGCGCAACTTCATCGACGCCGGCTTGAACCTCTGGTGGGCGCTGCCGCTCGTCCTCGCGTCCCTGCCGATCTCGTTCGCCGCCGTGCGCGACGGCTTCCGCGCGGCGCTCGGCCTCGCGCGCCTGCCGCGCGGCGCCGGCGTGCTCCTCGCTGCGCTCGCGGCCGGCGCGGTGCTCTCGTTCGGCTACTACCCGGCGCTCGCCGCGCAGCTCTCGCCGAAGGAGGTCTTCGACGCGTACGCGCGGCTCCAGAAGCCCGGCGAGCCGCTCGGCCTGCTCGGCGTGCGCGCCCGCTCGATCGCCTACTACCACCACGGCGGCGAGGTCGCGCAGTTCAACGATCCCGCC
Protein-coding sequences here:
- a CDS encoding ArnT family glycosyltransferase gives rise to the protein MEAVPESAQSGTTREDAPTPASARAPSFAAWSRPFALAVAALVLFSTLGTSGIWDPYELDTADLSRRIAIHVFHADKLALPDAINQMPTLSDLRMGELPFTSMALGFRLFGLADWTGRLPLAIWAFVGVVALHEILARLSGKRAALYGAVALATTPLYFMQARTMLGDIVTMSSLSLAFAGLVGALFDRARGTKEGAEVEVPGARTWLVKGVWLVVGALGLVAGYMSRGLLIGVAVPALAAGLAWLVLELGGFSAGRSLAEHAIGALSLLFGLVALGVGISLLLRTSPDTALPRALGVALTKKASVDATFDRTIRHLGHALFPWSAFLPFAIGRLFRAPVELDVPARRREVGLRVALLVGAAVAYAVYAALTPHVTFLPWSGVALLAGVAGLAVADFDRGAPPSRALALGVALLAFVLYRDMVLEPGRMFSVFEVDKPSFPKSFEQDAATLMRLSAAAFAALVAIAWFEGRADKPGSISTWADGLVEDYRNVGRELATVWNGNLFFAAVVVEAALVGLGAMLFLGTRLGWASVLRLPRNFIDAGLNLWWALPLVLASLPISFAAVRDGFRAALGLARLPRGAGVLLAALAAGAVLSFGYYPALAAQLSPKEVFDAYARLQKPGEPLGLLGVRARSIAYYHHGGEVAQFNDPAEAFKWLTEGTDRRWLIVRAEELPRLNSLHRKHKGSNLPVLDARSSQILLVSSDLGGQPNENPLGALVLDAPLPELRGVDAAFEDQLDVLGWEVRDGTGQVVDSVVPQRKYHMRFYYRVVNPITGSWKAFLHIDGYQRRYNGDHSVLDGKYAMNLWQPNDIVVDDYVFELEPNFTPGDYTVYFGFFSGDTRFRVTRGPNHENRVIGGALHVR